Proteins found in one Brevibacillus brevis genomic segment:
- a CDS encoding Lrp/AsnC family transcriptional regulator, with amino-acid sequence MEETFRRSLYPELDDIDYGIIRALQGNARLPFTQIAKDLGVTEKTIRMRVQQLQDEGALSLVGIVNPVKAGFHVQAMIQVAVDAEKLDDVVAALTETVEIRLIVLTSGEYQLFTQILVTSNEELSQFLLKKLHKIPGISKTNVINELKILKSKYNFIR; translated from the coding sequence ATGGAGGAAACTTTCCGAAGATCACTTTATCCTGAATTAGATGACATCGACTACGGGATCATTCGAGCCTTGCAAGGAAATGCGCGCTTACCGTTTACTCAGATTGCGAAGGACCTCGGGGTTACAGAAAAGACGATCCGCATGCGCGTTCAGCAATTACAGGACGAAGGTGCCCTGAGTCTGGTCGGTATTGTTAATCCAGTCAAAGCAGGGTTTCACGTACAGGCGATGATTCAAGTGGCTGTGGATGCGGAAAAGCTGGACGATGTGGTTGCTGCGTTAACGGAAACCGTAGAGATCAGGCTCATCGTACTTACTTCTGGTGAATATCAGCTTTTCACACAGATTCTCGTAACAAGCAATGAAGAATTATCCCAATTTTTGCTCAAAAAGCTTCACAAGATTCCGGGCATCTCCAAAACGAATGTGATTAACGAATTGAAAATACTGAAGTCCAAGTACAACTTTATCCGTTAG
- a CDS encoding chromate transporter, which translates to MIYLQLFWAFFISNILGYGGGPPSIPLIQNEVVDHYQWMSVQEFGEVLAVANALPSPIATKLAGYIGYQVAGVPGAVVALFATVAPTAIAMVLLMGFINLFRSAPQVKAMTQSVRPVVTVLLGTMTYQFLMGAVEGIGWMQTGILTVASYLLLETWKVHPAFVIVGAMAYGFVFIG; encoded by the coding sequence ATGATCTACCTGCAATTATTTTGGGCCTTTTTCATCTCCAACATTTTGGGGTACGGGGGAGGACCACCGAGCATCCCTTTGATCCAAAATGAAGTGGTTGACCATTACCAGTGGATGAGTGTACAGGAATTCGGAGAAGTGCTTGCGGTAGCAAATGCGCTGCCCAGCCCAATCGCGACCAAGCTCGCTGGATACATTGGCTATCAGGTAGCGGGCGTACCGGGCGCAGTAGTCGCATTATTTGCAACGGTCGCTCCGACAGCGATCGCTATGGTCTTATTGATGGGTTTTATTAATTTATTCCGCAGTGCTCCACAAGTAAAAGCGATGACCCAATCGGTACGGCCAGTCGTTACTGTCTTGCTCGGAACGATGACGTATCAATTCCTGATGGGCGCAGTAGAGGGAATCGGCTGGATGCAAACAGGGATTTTGACAGTGGCCTCTTACCTTCTGCTCGAAACATGGAAGGTCCATCCCGCTTTTGTCATCGTGGGAGCGATGGCTTACGGGTTTGTTTTCATCGGCTAG
- the ggt gene encoding gamma-glutamyltransferase: MVNYDAMEYPYASKRVTTFAKNGMVATSQPLAAQAGLDILKKGGNAVDAAIATAACLTVVEPTSNGIGGDAFALVWIKDELHGLNASGPAPQGISIEILKAKGLEEMPTYGWTPVTVPGAPAAWAALSKRFGRLPLTEVLQPAIDYAENGYPVSPTLSHNWNAAHKKFSQQCKGEEFAQWFSTFTPDGKVPKAGAIWKSLGHAKTLRQIAETNAESFYRGELADKIDAFSRECGGYLRKEDLAAYEPEWVKPIGVNYRGYDVWEIPPNGQGMIGLMALNILKGFDFDAKDTTETYHKQIEAMKLAFVDGLKYITEESKMKVSKEALLSEEYAATRRALIGHEALTPEPGQPKTSGTVYLATADGEGNMVSFIQSNYMGFGSGVVVPGTGIAMQNRGHTFSLDPAHDNCLEPGKKTFHTIIPGFLTKDGKAVGPFGVMGGFMQPQGHVQVVMNTIDFQLNPQASLDAPRWQWVEGKTVELERHFPEHLAQALERRGHTIKWAQLGNYFGRGQIIWRDENGVLSGGTDMRADSSIAAW; encoded by the coding sequence ATGGTTAATTACGACGCAATGGAATACCCATACGCATCGAAGCGTGTGACGACTTTTGCCAAGAACGGCATGGTGGCGACCTCGCAGCCACTGGCGGCACAAGCTGGCCTCGATATATTGAAAAAGGGCGGAAATGCGGTGGATGCGGCGATTGCAACGGCTGCGTGCCTGACTGTAGTAGAACCGACCTCGAACGGCATCGGGGGAGACGCATTTGCCCTCGTGTGGATCAAAGACGAGCTGCATGGACTGAATGCAAGCGGGCCTGCTCCACAAGGAATCTCCATCGAGATACTAAAAGCAAAAGGTCTGGAAGAAATGCCGACCTACGGCTGGACACCTGTCACGGTACCGGGCGCACCTGCTGCGTGGGCAGCTTTGTCCAAGCGTTTCGGACGCCTTCCGCTGACAGAGGTTTTGCAGCCAGCGATTGATTATGCGGAGAATGGCTATCCTGTATCGCCCACATTGTCGCATAATTGGAATGCCGCACACAAAAAGTTTTCCCAGCAATGCAAAGGGGAAGAGTTCGCGCAATGGTTCTCCACCTTTACGCCAGATGGCAAAGTGCCAAAAGCGGGCGCCATCTGGAAGTCGCTGGGTCATGCGAAGACGCTGCGTCAAATCGCGGAAACAAATGCAGAGAGCTTCTATCGCGGAGAGCTAGCAGACAAGATCGACGCGTTCTCCCGTGAGTGCGGCGGCTATTTGCGCAAAGAAGACCTAGCTGCCTATGAGCCGGAATGGGTGAAGCCGATCGGAGTCAACTACCGTGGCTACGATGTGTGGGAGATACCGCCGAATGGGCAAGGGATGATCGGCCTGATGGCCCTGAACATTCTGAAGGGCTTTGATTTTGACGCAAAAGACACAACAGAAACGTATCACAAGCAAATCGAAGCGATGAAGCTGGCATTTGTGGATGGATTGAAATACATCACGGAAGAGAGCAAAATGAAAGTTTCCAAGGAAGCGCTGTTGTCAGAGGAATACGCTGCCACTCGCCGTGCACTGATTGGTCATGAAGCCTTGACGCCAGAGCCGGGTCAGCCGAAAACGAGCGGTACGGTCTATTTAGCGACTGCTGACGGTGAGGGCAACATGGTTTCCTTTATCCAAAGCAACTACATGGGCTTTGGTTCTGGGGTAGTTGTGCCGGGGACAGGGATCGCCATGCAAAACCGCGGTCATACCTTCTCGCTGGACCCTGCTCATGACAATTGCTTGGAGCCCGGCAAAAAAACGTTCCACACCATAATCCCGGGCTTCTTGACGAAGGATGGAAAAGCAGTGGGGCCATTCGGTGTAATGGGCGGCTTCATGCAGCCACAAGGACATGTGCAAGTGGTCATGAACACGATCGACTTCCAGCTGAATCCGCAAGCTTCACTCGATGCGCCGCGCTGGCAGTGGGTGGAAGGCAAAACAGTGGAGCTGGAGCGTCATTTCCCGGAGCATTTGGCACAAGCCTTGGAGCGCAGGGGCCATACGATCAAGTGGGCGCAGCTCGGCAATTACTTCGGACGTGGTCAAATCATTTGGCGTGATGAAAATGGTGTGCTAAGCGGTGGTACGGATATGCGGGCAGATAGCAGTATTGCGGCTTGGTAA
- a CDS encoding chromate transporter, with protein MIYWQLFLAFFRIGIFGFGGGPTMVPLFYTECVKKYKWVTDEDFSDNLALGNALPGPIATKLAAFIGYRVKGWKGALVANIAVVMPIVLVMIGLLQVIYQWKDAPGVYGMIQAIGPVIAVMTGVLTWEFLSKGWKGASSKAGVSLSLALSLVALLFLDWHPGIVVGIALAVSFAYSTWSVRKRKDKDGKEGVA; from the coding sequence ATGATTTACTGGCAATTATTTCTCGCTTTTTTCCGCATCGGAATCTTTGGATTTGGAGGAGGACCTACGATGGTTCCCCTCTTTTACACCGAATGTGTGAAAAAGTACAAATGGGTGACAGATGAGGACTTTTCCGACAATCTGGCGCTCGGCAACGCTCTTCCAGGGCCCATTGCGACCAAGCTGGCCGCATTTATCGGCTATCGGGTAAAAGGCTGGAAGGGTGCATTGGTGGCAAACATCGCAGTCGTGATGCCAATCGTGCTTGTGATGATCGGTTTGCTGCAAGTGATATATCAATGGAAGGATGCGCCGGGTGTATACGGCATGATCCAAGCAATCGGTCCGGTAATCGCAGTCATGACAGGCGTCCTTACTTGGGAATTCCTTTCAAAGGGGTGGAAGGGAGCATCCAGCAAAGCAGGTGTGAGTCTTTCCCTCGCCCTTTCACTCGTTGCGTTGCTCTTCCTTGATTGGCATCCGGGCATTGTAGTAGGGATTGCGCTTGCCGTTTCATTTGCCTACTCTACTTGGTCTGTCCGCAAGCGCAAGGACAAGGACGGCAAGGAGGGAGTAGCATGA